AACAACTGGATTACAAAGGATTAAGAATCAGatgatgttttaattattgtgaTTTATGAACCATTATCAGCTGAGTGACAGCCCTGTTGGGCATGATTATAATCAAACTGTGCTGTTCATACTTTTATCTTTCTACTAACTTTGTTGGAACTCTGCCAGTTTGAGCGACATGTTTAACAAATCCAGGATTATGTTTTCGCTATAATATCCCCCACATACTGTAGGTTAACTCCTGTTCACGGCTTTCATCAAAGCCATGCACCGGTGGCTCAAGACGATGGTTACAGGAGAAGTGGGGTGTGTTACAAGTGAATAATTCCCAGGCCCTGCAAACAAAGGGCTTAACACCCACCTGAGTGATGGCTTCCAGCTCGGCTAATACGGCGTCCTCATCCTCTTGTGTGAAGGATCCGGCTAACATTTCATCTATTTGCTTCAGAAGCACAACATATAAAGCGATGCGTGAAAACAGCATTACAGATGTTTCATTTGATCAGCGTTCAGAAATACGTAGGagtttgaagtcaaatgtgtGTGCGACACTTTATGGAATAAATCTGTCAGATTATACACCAGATTTGTGGAACATTTACCCTTTGATAATCAACTGCATCTTGGGTCTCATCCAGGATTCTCTCCACATCTTCAATGGACATGATctgacaaaaacaagaaaatttgACAAATAAATTAGATTTCTTCAGCTGAAAAAGATCTACACACTGTATCCAAGGATGTGCAGCAGTCACACAACGGTAGTGAGGGCTCTCGCCTCCTAATCCTTTAATCTTCTAACAATGTGCACAAGCTATTCTCCTGCACACCACAAGCCTCGGGGTCGGCTCCATCCTCACCAAAAGTTGCCATTAAAGAAAGCACACTTTGCATTTTCTTCTTAAAGTGGGTTTACTGACAAGATTAAGCTAAACAGGATTTATTAACACAAAAGGCAGGAAAATACATCAATTATTTACCTCGTGCATGCTCTTCAGACAATCATTGCCAACCTTAAGTCCCTCCATGACTTTCATCTCGATTTGCATGAACTCAATATCTTGCACCTGTGGACGAAATTTAGTCAATGATTGAATTCAGCTGAAAAGCCACATCGTGCATGACAGAGGAGATAATAATCAGAAGGGTCTCAGAATAAAATGTGAACATCTTCACTTTTTGAAAATGAGCTTAAAATCaactcttatttctgaatccaagtaccccctttgtctgactgcaACAGTTTGCTTAGAACACTATTtcaaaacaactacagagcacAAGAATGTTATGAATGAGCGATAACACGCTTTTTAaacaatctcattttgtaaataagtggaaaaaaacagtatttagtgcagtggttcccaaccttttttggttcgtgaccccattttgatatcaagaatttctggcaaccccaaagacatttttttctaaaattggtttttcatcatgtttgagctcagatatatatttttctgcattttatttagttaGTTGAActaagtatagaaatacagttgtttaaagcTAGGGTAAGCAATTTTCTCTAGAtatactttttaagtttttggttgaaattgtctttatgtcctgacgacattaagatcttatgtgctctgaaaaaggaacgaagaaaataaatgtaaacctgtaataactttgaccaatggaaaaaGATCACGTCTATTCTGTCTCCCTGCCCGTTCGCTACCCCTCGCATGcatgagctcacactgaaagcgcgtcaccgctgacagagttaaaactgagcttttagtcacattttttaacatatataatggtaaagtttattgtttacttactgctgaacgagacatgagacaacaaaatTTCTAAACAgtacaagtgatgagctgagctctGCTGCTGGAGCAGCTGTGCTCGTGCATGtaagtgagacggagcacagaggggaggggggtaaaggcggagccgtcgggaagccacattcaaaatcatgcaagctttcgaaaattacctaccctacctttaatattttgtgtttgatttttttaaaaaaagttcaaaattacaaaaatcgatttgaatttttctgaaatttcaggtgacacAGGCCCCACATGGGTtctcgaccccaaggttgaaaaacactgatttagtgggtCCTGAATggattattctatattttttatcatttcctgtcagcTCACGTCTGGGATGGAACCAAGAccgacactttatttgttcattttcctctcattttctctctctcgctctctcgtACCCTCTGTAGGGCCATCACGTagccccatttgaaaaacacttgtGACTATATTTTATAGATTAAAATGCACAGTAGCTTCTGccaatacaaaaaatgaaaagcacACCCTTTCTTTTTCAGAGACAAGTTTGCAAGTAGCACAGTAACTaatacagaaagaaaaagacatGTAGGAAACCTATGCACTGAttcaggactgaatcataacataacctaagaactagagcagacatgggctcgtctgtgaacggttgCATTGACAAACATTAGAGTCGCTgctagcttaccaataaacggaaaGAGATGTCACTTTTATAGTAAGTATTGACTAGACCACTGGGAGTGAGGatcaaggccaaggcaggctgacttgttaatactgtatcatgtttttctgcagtcagtgccttctcctcgcccttctctgtcttctctatttcaggtgtcgtgaagctgatgatggcagttcctgatctgtggttcacggctcaactagtctggaacactctgacgTTCCATcactctatcctgttctgttggtccttctgtccactaaccccaaccagtcaaagcacatggctgccacctctgaacctggttctgctggagatttattcctgttaaaagggagttgtttcatcccactgtcactaaatgcttgttcatgtggatcttgttgggtttttcttgcttattatgaattttatattttgatgaccattgtaaattgcgctatacaaataaagttgtattgaattgaactACTTATCTCTTAACAAACAGTGCTCACAATAAGTTATTGACTAAAATCTTAAGGACAATTTTGGCCCGCGGAACAAGGTTTTtggggggcattcttggctaaattgagggccAAATGGCCCATGGCCCTTCGCTAATTTATAACTGTGAAGCTGCACTCATGCAAACAGAAGTGATCTGAAACAAAAATGGTTTGTAAACATTCTGCAAACATCGAGTCAAATAGTGCAGAGAAGTTCCATCTACCTTAATAGTGGTGATGTCATCACATCAAACTCACCATCCGCTCGAGGTTTGAAATCTGATTTTCAGTCTTGTCCAGTAGCTGATCCTGAAAGCGTTTTTTCTTCAGAAGCAACAGAGCTTTTctgaaacaacattaaaaaggaGGACATTTCAAAAAGTAACAACCATATCTTCATCATTGACAGCAAAGAAAGCTCACTGCAGACTGATCAACACCACCCTAGAGAACGCAGAGGAGTATGCAGCGTAAACGTTCACACAATATTGTCCTAAAcagggtcaattgtaattgtaatggtgtaattgataatcaattacagttatgacgttattataatcataattgaaatattaaaaatccgttgtaatcataattgaattgtaactgagttagataattgactttgtaaatgtaattaccatagtaattcaataaaaactgttaattgcaatttaattaaacaaaaaacagttcTACGGCTGGAATATACCGGTGAAGAGTTAGTAGTTAGgttaaaataatattgtattTAAATAGGGATAAAACTATTTTACAGAGTTCCAATAATGTGAATGTAACTTATGTTTTGTACAGAGTTTATAGTTATTgctaaattccaactcttgtacctagttgggcttttacattaaatattataatcaatacactaaaatgtaattgtaaagatGATAAAACGACTTCGTACACAACCAACCACATACAATCATTACAACGATATATGAATgaaagttagtaaaattgtaaattaactttagtaattgagaacgtaactgttattgactttcagggcaaaaataataattgtgatttatttgcaattgggaaaaatgctggttatcgtaatcataattgaactgTGATTGAACATGGgaaattgaagatgtaattgttattgaaaaatgtaattaaccccaaccctggtcctaAATATTGGTACATCAGTCTGACTAATTAAGCTCTGCTTTATCTacggaacaaaaatatgaacgCAACACTTCGGTTTTtgctcaaagatctaaaacattttctataaacacaaaagacctatttctcataaatgttgttcacaaatgtgtctaaatctgtgttagtgagcacttctcctttgcagagataatccatcccacctcacaggtgtggcatatcaagatgttgattagacagcatgatgaTTGCTCAGGTGTGCCTTAGGCTGGctacaataaaaaattaaaaataaatacatcttaaATCTCTGATACAAGCACTATGATACAAGCAGTCCATTCCAGactccgctccagcacttcaaTGTAGCAGCTGAACTAAAtcctgacaacaaaaaataacaaaagttaatttgaattgtaatttttcactttataagtacaatgtttttattgtttgatgGATTACTTTTCAGGGCCTCctaattagtttttatttattttattttattgtagaatattcttatgtttaaattaaactagtacttattttttgtaattgtttcagaatttattgatgttatttttcagcatattctgatttattaataaaatatattattttattgtagaatatttttacatttaaggCTAGTTAAACTCCCTCCTACATACTATTATCAAGCCTAAAGTTTTAGGAAAGTCTTCCCTAAGGATTATGGCATTTACCAAGCATGCTAACTTAATATCAAAGTCATGAAATTGCATTCAATTTAAACAAGCACACATAAAGGCAAGGCAGGTGACTATTTTTGACAATGCTTATGGAGTTAATGTATTATATTGACTGTAACATACGTTCAAAATACCATCGTTCCATCAGAACAGTCTTTATTTAAAGTAGGAATTAGTGCTTACTCCTTCTTGCCATTATTGAGTAGCTGCTTTGCCAGAAGTCGCTCTTTCTCCACTTGCAAGGTGATTTTCTTCTGGTACTGCTTCAATTTATCCCTCTGCTGCTTTAATTGCTGTAAACAAATGCACATGATCTAATTtaccaactaaaaaaaaaattaagaatttgtgcacaaaaaaatattctaagGGACTGAAAACATTCTGGTAAAATCACAGATGCTAACATTGGCAAATGTAAACACAATGTTTACATTTGCCAATGTAATCTAATGGATGTTGAGCTCTCTTTGTACAATGCAGTGTATGTCATTTAATGAATCATAATGTGCAAGTATTCAAATCACTTTGATGTCCGAAGGTCTTAtaacaaataattatttgaaATGATATAAATCCTTCATGTGCTAACAGTAGCATCCTGCATGTTTAACCAGCAGTGCTAAACGCTAACAGCTCACCAACACGGCTTTATCCTGCTCGGTTACTCGAGAAGGGCGACTTTTTCTCCCAAATACGTTTCCCATTATGCAGCCACATTCCCACCACCATCCTCCTTGAGCAACatacaataaatattattttctaaacattcatttttataaTAACAAATAGCCCCAGTAGGCTAACAGGCTAAAAGGCTTTCCTGACATGTCCCAAGTTTTTCCGCGTTTCCTACGGCAAGCGAGGAAGGACAGAATCCCTTTGCCTAGTTGTTGAAAACCTGTTGTCCAAAGAAAATCACTTGtttgtgggggaaaaaacttttatttctaattgtattaataatgtttcttAAAATAGTactcttataaaagtaataCAAAGCAAATTGCATGTTAAGCAAGTTTGAGACTTTAAAACGATCAATATTTTGTCTTGTTTATACTACAAATCTATGGTTCTTGAACTATATTTGCTCAagttccccctttctcttacttttgaatgcaagttctgtgaaaaaacaactatagatcataatgatggaatataTGATCtatattgtaaataagtggaaagaaacagcatgcctcctgaatagatttatttatatagtttttatcatttatggtcatctccatcctggtgtgggaccaacactaatccttgtattttcagtttatgttccaatcaagatcatttctatcatcattttgtgtgtgtttttggtgtcatttttgtgtattttgttgttgtttgttcttttattattcagtatatttttctcttattttgtgtgtttttgttgttggttttttgtgttgatggtattatttaaattattctatctcagtttgtgtgtgtttggtgtcgtttggttgtttcttatgttgttttgtatgtttctctgttatttttgtgtattttgttgtgatcttgtgtgtttttctcctattttgtgcagttttgttgtcagttttgtgtgttgttggtattatttaaattatcctatctcagtttgtgcgtttttggagtcgttgtttcttatgtcattgtGTTGAAATGTTTCTCtgatatttgtgtgtattttgtagtgatcttgtgtgtttttctctcatttagtgtgactttgttttgtgtgttgtcggTAATGGTAAGTATATTTCTCTCgtagtgtgtgttttgtgaattttgttgtttgttcttcttcttattattcagtatatttttccacttattttgtgtgtttttgttgtcgttttgtgagttgctggtaaaatTCAGTGtatttataaattttttttactaaaaataaacattatagaaCGCCATACTTGTATTGCTTTcacttgttaattttcctctctctcaagtaccccctgttgtgccaccgtgtacccctaggagtacacgtacccccatttgagaatcaTTGCTCTAAATGACCAAATGTGGCTGAATCTTGCTTTCAAAAGAGGTCACTAATTGTTGTTGGATTTTTGCCTTCAATTTCTTACCTTGGACCATCcagatttaaaagttaaaataaagtaaataataaatcaataaatcaaacacaaCATGTCATCaattacttttactttgatatATCATCCAATACATTTTTCCATAGAAAATAGTTTGCAACAGCAAATATTTTACAATAGTGTAAAGAGCAAAGACGTGTCCAGATAATATGAGTAAAACGTTTTAAGACAAgcacttttaatgcatttttactctTCATTTGTTGTCTTCAGTTGACTGTCAGTGGCACAGAGTAATAAACTTTATGTCAATATAACACAACCATTGTTTGGCAGTGCTGATTGATTATCTGAGATATGATGTGCTACGTATAATCAAAGGCTCAATTATTTAGAGCAGAATGTTCCTCTCATGCATctattttctctctcttttcttcatTCCTGCAGTTGTTATTCTGCTGTTCAAAAGCGTACAGTTTCATATTGTATTTCATTTGATAGTGAATGAGttggaaaaaaactgaaaacatcATATTGCTTTCCAAATACACAATGTGTTGTAATGATTTAAGAAACAACTTTATAGATACTGCTATTAAAACACTATCAGTGTCAAAAGTCTTGATTTGGCTCACTGAAAAGCGTACAAATGAGcgtcaattttcttttttaacttgaAGTCTTACATTATTAGACGTGGGAAGAGTTTTATACCAGTGAATCAACTGCTTGCAGGACTTTTAAAGTGCTCCACAGGTGAGTTGTACAGTTTACTGTCTCATTGATTTGGCTGACAAACCAGATCGGCTCATTCAGATGGTTTTCCGAGTCTTTGACGGACACACTAAAATGGATTCTGTCCTGGGTCACCCTACACCTGGAAGTCTGTCCCAAAGTGTCGAATCTGGGCTTCAGTCATAGACAGATAGGTGGTCCTCATACTGGGCGAATACTGCAAAAAGAAAAGATATATATAGTTTAAAACAAAGTTAGACATATGTAAAGTAAGTAAGATTACTGTTGTGAAAAATGAATTAGGTTTCCATTTATTAGAATATAtgcttctttctttttaaaaaacaacactttctTCATTGAGGGGAGGAAACTGTCTTGTAATGAGGCAATGATAGCTGAGGATAGATGATGATTTTATGTATGATGTAAGACACACTGTTCCTCAATTTAGAGTTCTAATTAGTTGCATTGCAAACTAGAGAATTATCCAAATCATAGTTTTGATATTACAGCTTTTTATAGCATTTGCTTACATGctaaaatacacatgactccatgatgggctggtcagtcacagtagcaccttcagcaccaggctgatccaaccacggtgctccacagaacgccacaggaaatcattcctacCTGTGGCCATCAAACTGTACaatgcatcactgtaacctcacagcctATTTGTTGTAAACATCTAAatcatattggtatatatttgtatatttattatttttattattattagtattgtcCATCCTACTTTATtctctactactgtaatgtgtgtgtatctgatccctattttcaACAGTCTTTTTTACGTAATTATACACTTGTTTATTGCTTACTTATTACTtacgtttttattcttttatttgtgatctttttttttctgtggtcataacaaaagcaatttaaaatccccctgggattaataaaggaattctgattctgatgaataCAGTAGGTCTTAATGAGTTAAGGGGgtctatatactatatatatatatatatacagtatacagtatatagtatatgGAGGGTGTTAATCCGAAGGGCATGAAAAGAGCTGGAATGAGAGTGATTCAAACACAACACGTGATTCACGAGACATCTGATTCAGAGAACTTACGTGTACGATAGAGCTGAGTCGAAGGATACAATTTAACAAAAGGATTAGTTACGGCTTTAGGCTGTTAGAACCACAcagcaggaaaacaaaaacaaaacacaatttaagaattagtttttccaaaaaGAATAATAAGAAGAAAGAATGATTGATTCCGTGCATTTTACCAGGGCCGTTTCTTGCTATACGTGCCACCAGAGTGCTTACAGCGTGCCTTAtggaaataaactaaaactttCCACAACAATAACATTGTTCTTtatacttttgtctttttctgctcACACATTCATTACAATTCTTATAGTTTGTACTTttccaagtattttttttttaattttttttgtattttaactgATTGTTTTAAAGCAGGTTGCATCACAGTTGCATTACCAGGAATCATTTGAAAAATTAGGAGTCTCTACATTGGAGTTTACCTAAATAGAAGCCTCTTAAAAAGTATTGATATTTTTCAGAAGTCCCTAACCAGCTCAGAAGCTGCCCTGCATGTGAATTAGAAGTAAAAGACACAAAGGCACATTTAGTAGAACAGTCCACATTCTCTCTCCTTCTCACCCACAAAGGGCGTTCCAGGTCTTTGGTAAGCTATGAACGTGGTTCAATCACTGTTTCAGCCACGCAAGCAAAAACTCCGTGCAACGCCACCCTAGAGAAACTTAAGCTGCTGATTTAGTAAGCTTGGCTCTATTATCTATTACTGCACCACACACTTACTCTGGGCTTGCGATGTGAGAAAGATCTTTCATGTTGTCTTAGGTATATCGAT
The Gouania willdenowi chromosome 8, fGouWil2.1, whole genome shotgun sequence genome window above contains:
- the LOC114468401 gene encoding charged multivesicular body protein 6-like; this translates as MGNVFGRKSRPSRVTEQDKAVLQLKQQRDKLKQYQKKITLQVEKERLLAKQLLNNGKKEKALLLLKKKRFQDQLLDKTENQISNLERMVQDIEFMQIEMKVMEGLKVGNDCLKSMHEIMSIEDVERILDETQDAVDYQRQIDEMLAGSFTQEDEDAVLAELEAITQGDDVALPEVPTEPLPEIPQAAKAESEWREANEPEREMVAA